One genomic window of alpha proteobacterium U9-1i includes the following:
- a CDS encoding phosphoribosylglycinamide formyltransferase 2: MNRIGTPLSPSALKVMFLGGGELSKEVVIELQRLGVETMVVDRYAHAPAQQVAHHYFVIDMTDGKAVRALVEQERPHLIVPEIEAIDTAQLMLIEAEGLARVIPTAFAAFTTMNRQGIRVLAAEQLQLPTSPYAFASSFEELKSAAAKIGYPCFVKPVMSSSGKGQSRLTSADDLYPAWEAATSGGRVKQRRIIVEGQIDFDFEITLLTVRAATGTHFCEPIGHVQVDGDYVESWQPQAMSAIALASARDIAGKVTGALGGFGIFGVELFVKGDQVWFSEVSPRPHDTGLVTLVSQEQSEFALHARAILGLPVDTSLRAPGASAVIYGGTDAQAIAFEGVAEALAVPQTELRLFGKPESFKKRRMGVALARGADVAEARERAKRAASLVKPVVAD, encoded by the coding sequence ATGAACCGCATAGGCACGCCGCTTTCTCCCTCCGCGCTCAAAGTGATGTTCCTTGGCGGTGGCGAACTTAGCAAAGAGGTTGTCATCGAACTCCAGCGCCTCGGCGTGGAGACGATGGTGGTCGATCGCTACGCCCATGCGCCGGCGCAGCAAGTTGCGCACCACTACTTCGTCATCGACATGACGGACGGCAAAGCCGTCCGCGCTTTGGTCGAGCAGGAGCGGCCGCATCTGATCGTGCCGGAGATCGAGGCGATCGATACGGCGCAGCTGATGCTCATCGAAGCGGAAGGCCTCGCGCGAGTCATTCCAACGGCGTTTGCAGCGTTCACGACCATGAACCGCCAAGGCATTCGCGTCCTTGCCGCAGAACAATTGCAACTGCCGACGTCGCCCTATGCGTTCGCGTCGTCATTCGAGGAGTTGAAGTCCGCCGCGGCGAAGATTGGCTATCCGTGCTTCGTGAAGCCAGTGATGTCGTCGTCTGGCAAAGGGCAGAGCCGGTTGACGAGCGCGGACGACCTTTATCCGGCGTGGGAGGCCGCGACATCTGGCGGGCGGGTCAAACAGCGGCGCATCATCGTCGAGGGGCAGATCGATTTCGATTTTGAGATCACGTTGCTCACGGTGCGAGCCGCGACCGGCACACATTTCTGCGAACCGATCGGGCACGTGCAGGTCGACGGCGATTACGTCGAAAGCTGGCAGCCGCAGGCGATGAGCGCGATAGCGCTCGCGAGCGCGCGCGATATCGCCGGCAAGGTGACAGGCGCGCTCGGCGGTTTCGGCATTTTCGGCGTCGAGCTGTTCGTGAAGGGCGATCAGGTGTGGTTCTCGGAAGTGAGTCCGCGCCCGCACGACACCGGGCTCGTGACGCTCGTCAGCCAGGAGCAGAGCGAATTCGCGTTGCATGCGCGGGCGATCCTCGGGCTGCCCGTGGATACGAGCCTGCGCGCACCGGGCGCGAGCGCGGTGATTTACGGCGGCACGGACGCGCAAGCGATCGCGTTCGAAGGCGTCGCCGAGGCGCTCGCCGTTCCGCAAACGGAGCTGCGTCTGTTCGGCAAGCCGGAGAGTTTCAAGAAACGCCGTATGGGCGTGGCGCTTGCGCGCGGCGCTGACGTTGCGGAAGCGCGTGAGCGCGCGAAGCGGGCGGCGTCGCTGGTCAAACCCGTCGTCGCGGACTAG
- a CDS encoding L-sorbosone dehydrogenase has translation MFKITLLSAIAILALSACAPSAGVDEGYGANPTLAEPSGGPLPTVNTARPIGWAEGAAPVAPEGFVVTRYAEGLSHPRWIYLLPNNDVLIAHSASRPAEGGGIMGWIRNQIQRGAGAYADEGVDRVTLLRDADRDGDVDETHVLKEGLNQPFGMVLVGGYLYIANTDAVLRWPFTPGATSLEGNGEQVLAFPYNEGGNGHWTRNLIANADGTKIYASVGSVSNIADEGMEIEEGRAAIWEFNPDGSDARVYASGLRNPNGMAWAPDTGLLWTAVNERDMLGDNLVPDYITSVQDGAFYGWPYYYYGSHRDERVEIPANVRLREALAPDYALGSHTASLGLFFYDFDAFPARYWNGAFVGQHGSWNRSEPSGYKVVFVPFANGTPSGETQDFLTGFLNDRGQAQGRPVGVAMDQTGALLVADDVGGIIWRVAWPQAAATVQ, from the coding sequence ATGTTCAAGATCACTCTGCTTTCGGCCATCGCAATCCTCGCGCTCTCCGCGTGCGCTCCGTCCGCCGGTGTAGACGAGGGCTACGGCGCCAATCCGACTTTGGCCGAGCCAAGCGGCGGGCCGTTGCCGACAGTGAACACGGCGCGCCCCATCGGCTGGGCGGAGGGCGCAGCGCCCGTGGCGCCTGAAGGGTTTGTCGTCACACGGTACGCCGAAGGCCTGTCGCACCCGCGTTGGATCTACTTGCTGCCGAACAATGACGTTCTGATCGCGCATTCCGCATCGCGCCCAGCGGAGGGCGGCGGCATCATGGGCTGGATCCGCAATCAAATTCAGCGCGGCGCCGGCGCATATGCTGACGAAGGCGTCGATCGCGTGACGTTGCTCCGCGATGCTGATCGTGACGGCGATGTAGATGAAACGCACGTCCTGAAGGAGGGGCTGAACCAGCCTTTCGGCATGGTGCTGGTTGGCGGCTATCTCTACATAGCCAACACCGACGCAGTGTTGCGCTGGCCGTTCACGCCGGGCGCAACAAGCCTCGAAGGTAACGGCGAACAGGTGCTCGCTTTCCCATACAACGAAGGCGGCAACGGTCATTGGACACGCAACCTCATCGCCAACGCTGATGGCACGAAGATTTACGCGTCGGTGGGGTCAGTCTCGAACATTGCCGACGAAGGCATGGAGATCGAAGAGGGCCGCGCCGCGATTTGGGAGTTCAATCCAGACGGCTCCGACGCACGCGTGTACGCGTCTGGACTGCGCAACCCCAACGGCATGGCATGGGCGCCTGACACCGGGCTGCTTTGGACCGCAGTGAATGAGCGCGACATGCTCGGCGACAATCTCGTCCCGGACTACATCACCAGCGTTCAAGACGGGGCCTTCTACGGTTGGCCGTATTATTATTACGGATCGCACCGAGACGAGCGTGTAGAGATTCCCGCGAACGTGCGTCTGCGCGAGGCGCTTGCGCCAGATTACGCGCTCGGCTCCCACACCGCCTCGCTCGGCCTATTCTTCTACGATTTCGATGCATTTCCGGCGCGCTACTGGAATGGTGCATTCGTCGGCCAGCACGGCTCTTGGAACCGCTCAGAGCCGTCCGGCTACAAGGTTGTGTTCGTACCCTTTGCAAACGGGACGCCGAGCGGTGAGACCCAGGATTTCCTAACCGGCTTCCTGAATGACCGTGGGCAAGCCCAAGGGCGCCCCGTTGGTGTCGCGATGGATCAGACGGGCGCGTTGCTCGTCGCTGACGATGTCGGTGGGATCATTTGGCGCGTCGCATGGCCCCAAGCCGCCGCGACGGTGCAGTAA
- a CDS encoding Mll1962 protein, with translation MSNSSKLFAAGALLLCLVAAPGALADGGGGTMSTPRTENPSAAGGRADPAEAYRLGVAAMEARNFGEAVRQFRVVQRAAPNDANVNFALGLAYMSNGDHDDARRPLERAANAENGPVGAHLQLGLVYLELNDREKALEQQGELQTMLNGCTSNCTDSRRAQIQAAYDALTRALNPETPAADPATTGWNFPSEHEGRLAYAAAVGLINTERYAEALDVLARSAAAVGPHADVLNYMGFASRKLGRTDAALGYYREALALDPDHLGANEYLGELYIQMGRMDDARRQLARLDSLCAYGCAQREELARWIELASN, from the coding sequence ATGTCCAACTCATCCAAGCTTTTCGCCGCCGGCGCGCTCCTACTTTGCCTTGTCGCCGCGCCTGGTGCGCTCGCTGACGGCGGCGGCGGTACAATGTCGACACCGCGTACAGAAAACCCCAGCGCTGCTGGTGGGCGGGCAGACCCTGCCGAGGCCTATCGACTTGGCGTGGCGGCGATGGAAGCCCGCAATTTCGGCGAGGCGGTGCGGCAATTCCGTGTTGTGCAACGCGCCGCCCCCAACGACGCGAACGTCAATTTCGCACTCGGCTTGGCCTATATGTCGAACGGCGATCACGACGACGCGCGCCGCCCGCTTGAACGCGCCGCCAACGCCGAAAACGGCCCCGTAGGCGCGCACCTGCAGCTCGGCCTCGTCTATCTCGAACTAAACGATCGCGAGAAAGCGTTGGAGCAACAAGGCGAGCTGCAAACGATGCTCAACGGCTGCACCAGCAATTGTACGGACTCACGGCGCGCACAAATTCAAGCGGCGTATGACGCGCTCACGCGCGCCCTCAACCCTGAAACCCCCGCCGCCGATCCCGCCACCACTGGCTGGAACTTTCCAAGCGAGCACGAAGGCCGCCTTGCCTATGCGGCCGCGGTAGGCTTGATCAACACCGAGCGCTATGCCGAAGCACTCGACGTTCTGGCGCGAAGCGCCGCTGCCGTTGGGCCGCACGCGGACGTGTTGAACTACATGGGCTTCGCCAGCCGCAAGCTCGGCCGCACGGATGCGGCGCTTGGCTATTATCGCGAAGCGCTCGCGCTTGATCCCGATCACCTTGGCGCGAACGAGTATTTGGGCGAGCTCTACATTCAAATGGGCCGGATGGACGATGCGCGCCGCCAGCTCGCGCGGCTTGACAGTCTCTGCGCCTACGGATGCGCACAGCGCGAGGAACTCGCGCGATGGATTGAGCTCGCCAGCAATTGA
- a CDS encoding ketol-acid reductoisomerase, protein MDVSYDRDADLSLIQSKKVAIVGYGAQGHAHALNLRDSGVADVVVALQPGARRASEARDAGFRVVSVSEAARDCDVLTLCAPDEVIPDLYANEIAPHMRAGKALLFAHGFAMHFKLIAPPPEVDVAMVAPKGPGKALRDVFTRGGGLPCIVAVAQDASGGARALALSYGAALGCGRAGMIASTFAIETEGDLYGEQVVLCGGLSHLIRTAWEVQVEAGTPPELAYFDCLHEVKLLSDLIHERGIAGMHLAISNTAEYGEYVTGPRIIDARVKDAMRAVMADVRCGKFAREWMEEHRAGAPNLQRMRDAAAAHPIEEAGRAVRKMLGRKSS, encoded by the coding sequence ATGGACGTTTCTTACGATCGCGACGCTGACTTAAGCCTCATTCAAAGCAAGAAAGTGGCGATCGTCGGCTATGGCGCGCAGGGGCATGCGCATGCGCTCAATCTGCGTGACAGCGGCGTGGCCGATGTCGTCGTGGCGCTGCAGCCCGGCGCGCGGCGGGCGAGCGAGGCGCGCGACGCGGGCTTTCGTGTGGTGAGCGTGAGCGAGGCGGCGCGCGATTGCGACGTGCTGACGCTCTGCGCGCCGGACGAAGTGATCCCCGATCTCTACGCCAACGAGATCGCGCCGCACATGCGTGCCGGCAAGGCGCTGCTGTTCGCGCATGGCTTTGCGATGCACTTCAAGCTAATCGCGCCGCCGCCGGAGGTGGACGTGGCGATGGTGGCGCCCAAGGGGCCGGGCAAGGCGCTGCGCGACGTGTTCACGCGCGGCGGCGGGCTGCCTTGCATTGTCGCCGTGGCGCAGGATGCGAGCGGCGGCGCGCGTGCTCTGGCGTTGAGCTATGGCGCAGCGCTTGGCTGTGGGCGCGCGGGGATGATCGCCTCGACCTTCGCGATCGAGACGGAGGGCGACCTCTACGGCGAGCAAGTCGTGCTCTGCGGCGGGCTCTCGCACCTGATCCGCACGGCGTGGGAGGTGCAGGTTGAGGCCGGCACGCCGCCGGAGCTGGCGTATTTCGACTGCTTGCACGAAGTGAAGCTGCTCTCCGATCTCATCCACGAACGCGGTATCGCCGGCATGCATCTGGCGATCTCAAACACCGCCGAGTACGGCGAGTACGTCACCGGCCCGCGAATCATCGACGCGCGCGTGAAGGACGCGATGCGCGCCGTGATGGCGGATGTGCGCTGCGGCAAATTCGCGCGCGAATGGATGGAAGAGCACCGCGCCGGCGCGCCGAATTTGCAGCGCATGCGTGACGCGGCGGCGGCGCATCCGATAGAAGAAGCGGGGCGGGCTGTGCGGAAGATGTTGGGGAGAAAGTCGTCATGA
- a CDS encoding putative oxidoreductase — translation MPTTQQPINSGYGARTDARDAMGGRDLTGKVAIVTGGYSGLGLETTRALAGAGAMVIVPARTPEKARAALDGLPNVAQAVLDLADPASIDAFANEVLTGRCKVDMLINNAAIMASPLMRDARGYEAQFATNHLGHFQLTACLWPALKQGGGARVVSLSSIGHRISPPDLDDPSFERGEYNKWIAYGRAKSANALFAIGLDARGAAHNVRAFAVHPGGIMTDLQRFMPEEEKRAMGWIDADGNVDPRFKTPSQGAATSVWCATNVQLDGQGGVYCEDCDIAKLVPPDDKGFSGVRPWAIDPVLADRLWTKSEQMTGVRFDAA, via the coding sequence ATGCCAACGACACAACAGCCCATCAATTCCGGTTATGGCGCGCGCACCGACGCACGCGATGCGATGGGTGGGCGCGATCTCACCGGCAAAGTTGCGATCGTCACTGGAGGATATTCCGGTCTCGGCCTTGAAACGACGCGCGCGCTTGCGGGCGCGGGCGCCATGGTGATCGTGCCGGCGCGCACGCCGGAGAAAGCGCGCGCGGCGCTCGACGGCCTGCCGAATGTCGCGCAAGCGGTGCTTGATTTGGCTGATCCGGCGTCAATCGACGCGTTCGCAAACGAGGTGCTGACGGGCCGGTGCAAGGTCGATATGTTGATCAACAACGCAGCGATCATGGCGTCGCCTCTGATGCGCGACGCGCGCGGCTACGAAGCGCAATTCGCCACCAATCATCTGGGGCACTTCCAGCTAACCGCGTGCCTGTGGCCGGCGTTGAAGCAGGGCGGTGGTGCGCGCGTGGTGTCGCTCTCATCCATCGGGCACCGCATTTCGCCGCCTGACCTGGACGATCCGAGTTTCGAGCGCGGCGAGTACAACAAATGGATTGCGTATGGCCGCGCCAAATCCGCCAACGCCCTATTCGCCATTGGCTTGGATGCGCGAGGCGCGGCGCACAATGTGCGCGCCTTCGCAGTCCACCCGGGCGGTATCATGACCGACCTTCAGCGGTTTATGCCGGAGGAGGAAAAGCGCGCGATGGGGTGGATCGATGCCGACGGCAATGTCGATCCGCGCTTCAAAACGCCGAGCCAGGGCGCGGCGACCAGCGTGTGGTGCGCGACCAACGTGCAGCTCGACGGGCAGGGCGGCGTTTATTGTGAGGATTGCGACATCGCCAAACTCGTTCCGCCCGACGACAAAGGCTTCAGCGGTGTGCGCCCGTGGGCGATCGACCCTGTGTTGGCTGATCGGCTTTGGACAAAGAGCGAGCAGATGACGGGCGTTCGCTTCGACGCCGCGTGA
- a CDS encoding putative protease: protein MIARGLLLAAAFFAAFAGASAAQSVDDAQRGVVRVAVIAETPEGRMLYGTGSGFVVAPNLVVTNAHVVAAARQQPSFGVAIIPPEGDGMIPARIIRYSALTELALLEFSSGPNLPSLTVSTLEPRAGDAILALGYPDVDDLSRPADELVRPTPPSRSSGDIASLRDRAPTGDPIPTINHEAVISSGSSGGPLLDQCGRIIGVNTWHARGADTRESRGVATRTSVLLQFLEEAGVTAEVTEERCLTFAERAEQERAATVAALEEQNRELSTKLETADRLTRISIVILIGGTLSLFVAVCVLGGLLLTRRKHEDHPVEAIHIERKHRSALGIGAVVGGAAVAALLIIAAGIALLRARAIDFDDLRSRLEFIQSGQGDKAAPTQASPE from the coding sequence TTGATCGCACGTGGTTTATTGCTGGCGGCGGCGTTTTTTGCCGCCTTCGCGGGCGCGTCCGCCGCGCAGAGCGTGGACGACGCGCAACGCGGCGTCGTGCGCGTAGCGGTGATCGCGGAAACGCCCGAAGGCCGTATGCTGTACGGCACGGGCTCGGGTTTCGTTGTCGCGCCAAATCTTGTGGTAACCAACGCCCACGTGGTGGCGGCGGCGCGCCAGCAACCCAGTTTTGGGGTCGCGATCATACCGCCCGAGGGCGATGGCATGATCCCGGCGCGGATCATCCGTTACTCGGCGCTGACCGAACTGGCGCTGCTCGAATTCTCAAGCGGCCCGAACTTGCCCTCACTCACTGTATCAACCTTGGAGCCCCGCGCCGGCGACGCCATTCTCGCGCTCGGCTATCCGGACGTGGACGACCTCTCCCGTCCCGCCGACGAATTGGTGCGCCCCACGCCGCCGTCGCGCTCTTCCGGCGACATCGCTTCGCTGCGTGATCGCGCGCCGACGGGCGATCCTATCCCCACGATCAACCACGAGGCCGTGATCTCGTCAGGATCGTCTGGCGGGCCATTGCTCGATCAATGCGGGCGCATTATCGGCGTCAACACCTGGCACGCGCGCGGCGCCGACACGCGCGAGAGCCGCGGCGTCGCCACGCGCACGTCGGTGCTGCTGCAATTTCTAGAGGAAGCCGGGGTCACTGCTGAGGTCACGGAAGAACGTTGCCTCACCTTTGCCGAGCGCGCCGAGCAGGAGCGCGCGGCAACGGTCGCGGCGCTTGAGGAACAGAACCGCGAACTTTCAACGAAACTCGAAACAGCTGACCGGCTCACGCGCATCTCGATCGTAATCCTAATCGGCGGGACGCTGTCGCTGTTTGTAGCGGTCTGCGTTTTGGGCGGATTGCTGCTCACGCGCCGCAAGCATGAGGATCACCCGGTCGAGGCCATACACATCGAACGTAAACATCGCAGCGCCCTTGGCATCGGCGCTGTCGTGGGTGGTGCGGCCGTGGCGGCGCTGCTGATCATCGCCGCAGGCATCGCGCTGCTGCGTGCGCGGGCAATAGATTTCGACGATCTGCGCAGCCGCCTTGAGTTTATCCAAAGTGGACAGGGCGACAAAGCCGCGCCGACGCAAGCGTCGCCGGAATAA
- a CDS encoding transmembrane protein (FIG027190), translated as MTPDIVVTFWTEAGPDKWFAKDEAFDADLRVRFEAAHHTAARGGFSDWEETPDGALAMLLLTDQIPRNLYRGSAHAFATDALARETARRAIAKGFDKRFEQSLRCFFYLPFEHSETLVDQLASVAYFQALGDAEYTKYAMLHHDIIARFGRFPHRNAAMGRITTSEERAYLDSGGFAG; from the coding sequence ATGACGCCCGACATCGTCGTCACCTTCTGGACCGAAGCGGGCCCAGACAAATGGTTCGCCAAGGACGAGGCGTTCGACGCCGATTTGCGCGTGCGGTTCGAAGCAGCGCACCACACCGCGGCGCGCGGCGGCTTCTCGGATTGGGAAGAAACTCCCGACGGCGCGCTGGCGATGCTGCTCCTGACAGACCAGATCCCGCGCAATCTCTATCGCGGCTCGGCGCACGCCTTTGCCACCGACGCCCTGGCCCGCGAGACCGCCCGCCGCGCCATCGCCAAAGGCTTCGACAAGCGCTTCGAGCAAAGCCTGCGCTGCTTTTTTTACCTACCGTTCGAGCACTCCGAGACACTGGTCGACCAACTCGCGTCGGTCGCGTATTTCCAAGCGCTCGGCGATGCTGAGTACACGAAGTACGCGATGTTGCATCACGACATCATTGCCCGTTTCGGCCGCTTCCCGCACCGCAACGCCGCGATGGGGCGCATCACGACATCGGAGGAGCGCGCGTATCTGGACAGCGGCGGGTTTGCTGGTTAG
- a CDS encoding phospholipase D — protein MTDTPPPEQARSNLAAQLNDFVNNMDARAWRAVAVTLILFVVVGAMLVLGRLFYGAEIEAFIDRWLGGAERAHWGLPATILIFTLTAYVGAPQIVLIGACVVAFGPEVGFWYAWAATIVSGAATYFTGRLSSAATLKRFGGATGGRFTRFMGKNGFLASLVVRFVPTAPFIVVNMAFGAANVNFFAFIGGLALGVLPKTAIVAFAGDGILDALEGRLGSAALMGAAAIGIWFLVVVVVRTWVRRRGKQDESGGVDED, from the coding sequence ATGACGGATACGCCCCCGCCGGAGCAGGCAAGGTCAAACCTCGCCGCGCAACTCAATGATTTCGTGAACAATATGGACGCCCGTGCCTGGCGCGCGGTGGCCGTCACGTTGATTTTGTTCGTGGTCGTCGGCGCGATGCTGGTGCTTGGGCGCCTGTTCTACGGCGCTGAGATCGAAGCCTTTATCGACAGATGGCTGGGCGGCGCCGAGCGCGCGCACTGGGGCCTGCCGGCGACCATCCTGATTTTCACGCTGACCGCTTATGTTGGCGCGCCGCAGATCGTGTTGATCGGCGCGTGCGTTGTCGCGTTCGGGCCTGAGGTTGGGTTCTGGTACGCTTGGGCGGCGACGATCGTTTCCGGGGCGGCCACGTACTTCACTGGCAGATTGTCGAGCGCGGCTACCCTAAAGCGGTTCGGCGGCGCGACCGGCGGCCGGTTTACGCGGTTCATGGGCAAGAACGGCTTTCTCGCCAGCTTGGTGGTGCGCTTCGTCCCCACCGCCCCGTTCATCGTCGTGAACATGGCTTTTGGCGCCGCGAACGTGAATTTCTTCGCTTTTATTGGAGGTTTGGCGCTCGGCGTATTGCCAAAGACGGCAATCGTGGCGTTCGCCGGCGATGGCATTTTGGATGCCCTCGAAGGCAGGCTGGGCTCAGCCGCCTTGATGGGCGCGGCAGCCATCGGAATTTGGTTCTTGGTTGTCGTGGTCGTGCGCACTTGGGTTCGACGGCGTGGGAAACAAGACGAGTCCGGCGGTGTTGACGAGGATTAG
- a CDS encoding rod shape-determining protein MreC encodes MRRAGTGRKITPGLIIAVLAFAGSVVLIGLQFGRNPGIGQAAQQTGDDGAGAAGRVATGPFRAGEDVFARFGSMWTATSRIEELERENRELQSWRELAERLAERNARYEALLRMPADSFGDGADIESSIAAQLVLDSGGPFTRTLVANAGADHGVRIGFIAVNENGLVGRVVSVGRRSSRVLMLDDYNSRIPVMGEASRVRAVLAGQATQAPELITGPYQLQAPRLDFIVGAESLREGERVVTSGDGGLYPRGLPVGVARRSGDGQWRVALSVASRPIDFVRLIPFIGAEDPEAAPADGGEPPLNTQSSVASVGRDVTAAAPTIPSAPPTTTPRPRREPVTQPAATQAPPPAETPPANPEPQPPGPSQ; translated from the coding sequence GTGCGGCGCGCGGGTACCGGACGCAAAATCACGCCCGGTTTGATCATCGCCGTGCTCGCGTTTGCGGGCTCGGTGGTGCTGATCGGACTGCAATTCGGCCGCAACCCGGGCATCGGCCAAGCAGCACAGCAGACCGGTGACGATGGGGCGGGCGCCGCGGGGCGCGTCGCGACTGGGCCGTTCCGCGCGGGCGAGGATGTATTCGCGCGCTTCGGCTCCATGTGGACAGCCACATCGCGCATTGAGGAACTGGAGCGCGAGAACCGCGAGCTCCAATCTTGGCGCGAACTGGCCGAGCGGCTGGCGGAGCGCAACGCGCGTTACGAAGCGCTGCTGCGCATGCCGGCGGATTCGTTCGGCGATGGCGCCGACATCGAAAGCTCGATTGCCGCGCAATTGGTGCTCGATTCCGGCGGGCCGTTTACGCGCACGCTTGTGGCAAATGCCGGCGCTGATCACGGCGTGCGCATCGGTTTCATCGCGGTGAATGAAAACGGCCTCGTTGGTCGTGTTGTGTCCGTTGGACGTCGCTCGTCGCGCGTGTTGATGCTGGACGACTACAATTCGCGTATCCCCGTCATGGGGGAGGCCTCGCGCGTCCGCGCCGTGTTGGCGGGGCAGGCCACGCAGGCGCCTGAATTGATCACTGGGCCTTACCAATTGCAGGCGCCGCGGCTCGATTTCATCGTCGGGGCGGAAAGTTTGCGTGAAGGTGAGCGCGTCGTGACGTCGGGCGATGGCGGGCTTTATCCGCGCGGCTTGCCGGTGGGCGTAGCGCGCCGCAGCGGCGACGGCCAATGGCGCGTGGCGCTTTCGGTTGCGAGCCGACCCATCGATTTCGTGCGCCTCATTCCATTTATTGGCGCCGAGGACCCCGAAGCTGCGCCCGCGGACGGCGGCGAGCCGCCGCTCAACACGCAATCGTCGGTCGCGTCTGTGGGCCGTGACGTAACAGCCGCAGCGCCGACCATCCCAAGCGCCCCTCCGACGACGACGCCCCGGCCGCGACGCGAGCCGGTGACGCAGCCGGCCGCGACGCAAGCGCCGCCTCCCGCCGAAACGCCGCCGGCAAACCCCGAGCCGCAACCTCCAGGGCCAAGTCAATGA
- a CDS encoding rod shape-determining protein MreB — MLGNLFGLVAPDLAIDLGTANTLIHVKGRGIVLDEPSVVAYVNEGGRKVVYAVGAEAKTMLGKTHRNMEVIRPLRDGVIADFDVAEEMIKQFIRKVLPRPALISPQIVICVPTGATPVERRTILESAQASGARKVMLIEEPLAAALGAGLQIDDPSGCMVVDIGGGTTEIAVLSLGGLVWSRSLREAGDKMDEAIIQYLRRTENLLIGDSTSERIKKEIGTAKAPDSGQGMSMPIKGRDNLSGVPKEIIVTEAMVAEALAEPVTRIVDAVRQAFEQMPPELAADIYDHGLMLTGGGALLRNLDAVLQERISIRVSVADDPLRCVVKGCGIALEKISSAEARRLLTEEV; from the coding sequence ATGCTCGGCAATTTGTTCGGTCTCGTGGCGCCTGATCTTGCCATCGATTTGGGGACCGCCAACACGCTCATTCACGTTAAGGGCCGCGGTATCGTCTTGGACGAGCCGTCGGTGGTTGCGTACGTCAATGAAGGCGGGCGCAAGGTCGTCTACGCGGTTGGCGCCGAAGCGAAAACCATGCTCGGCAAAACCCACCGGAACATGGAAGTGATCCGCCCGCTTCGAGACGGCGTCATTGCCGATTTCGACGTCGCCGAGGAGATGATCAAGCAGTTCATCCGCAAGGTGCTGCCGCGTCCGGCGCTGATTTCGCCGCAGATCGTTATCTGCGTGCCAACTGGCGCAACGCCAGTGGAGCGCCGCACCATTCTCGAAAGCGCGCAAGCTTCGGGCGCGCGCAAAGTGATGTTGATCGAAGAGCCGCTCGCGGCCGCGCTCGGCGCCGGCCTTCAGATCGACGATCCGTCAGGTTGCATGGTTGTCGATATTGGCGGCGGCACCACCGAAATCGCGGTGCTTTCGCTCGGCGGCCTCGTGTGGTCGCGCAGTTTACGAGAAGCTGGCGACAAGATGGATGAAGCGATCATCCAATACCTGCGACGGACCGAAAATTTGCTGATCGGCGATTCAACGTCGGAGCGGATCAAGAAAGAAATTGGCACCGCGAAGGCGCCGGATAGCGGCCAGGGCATGTCGATGCCGATCAAGGGCCGTGACAACCTGTCGGGCGTGCCCAAGGAAATCATCGTCACCGAAGCGATGGTGGCGGAAGCCTTGGCCGAACCGGTTACGCGGATCGTCGACGCGGTGCGCCAGGCATTCGAGCAAATGCCGCCCGAACTCGCCGCGGACATTTACGATCACGGCTTGATGCTGACCGGCGGCGGCGCGCTGCTGCGCAACCTCGACGCGGTACTGCAAGAGCGCATCTCGATCCGCGTATCCGTGGCGGACGATCCGCTGCGGTGTGTGGTGAAGGGCTGCGGCATTGCGCTTGAGAAGATAAGCTCGGCGGAAGCGCGTCGGTTGCTCACCGAGGAAGTGTGA